In Mixta intestinalis, the following are encoded in one genomic region:
- the lipB gene encoding lipoyl(octanoyl) transferase LipB, whose translation MQQPSLIVRQLGLRPWEPVSLAMHQFTDRRGVDTPDELWLVEHPPVFTQGQAGKAEHLLMPGDIPVVQSDRGGQVTYHGPGQQVMYVLIDLKRRKLGVRQLVTAMEQTVVDTLAHYDVEASARPDAPGVYVAGKKICSLGLRIRQGCSFHGLALNVAMDLSPFLRINPCGYAGLEMTQLSAFRASVTPDEVQPLLVEKFLQQLQIETASWQPADELDLL comes from the coding sequence TTGCAACAGCCTTCTCTTATTGTGCGCCAGCTGGGCCTGCGCCCCTGGGAACCCGTCTCGCTTGCTATGCATCAGTTCACCGATCGGCGCGGTGTCGATACGCCAGATGAGCTCTGGCTGGTGGAGCATCCTCCCGTTTTTACTCAGGGTCAGGCCGGAAAAGCTGAGCATCTGCTGATGCCGGGCGATATTCCGGTCGTACAGAGCGATCGTGGCGGTCAGGTTACCTATCACGGGCCAGGTCAGCAGGTAATGTATGTGCTTATCGATTTGAAGCGCCGCAAGCTGGGCGTTCGCCAGCTGGTTACGGCGATGGAGCAGACTGTCGTGGATACGCTGGCGCATTACGATGTAGAAGCCAGCGCCCGCCCGGATGCGCCTGGCGTCTACGTAGCCGGAAAAAAGATCTGCTCGCTTGGCTTACGTATCCGTCAGGGCTGTTCGTTTCACGGCCTGGCGCTAAATGTCGCCATGGATCTGTCGCCTTTTCTGCGCATTAATCCCTGCGGCTACGCCGGGCTGGAGATGACCCAGCTGAGCGCTTTTCGTGCGAGCGTGACACCAGATGAGGTGCAGCCGCTGCTGGTGGAGAAATTTTTACAGCAGCTGCAAATTGAAACGGCAAGCTGGCAACCAGCGGACGAACTTGATCTTTTGTAA
- the ybeD gene encoding DUF493 family protein YbeD, with product MKTKLNELLEFPCSFTYKVMGLAQPELVDHVVEVVQRHAPGDYTPEVKPSSKGNYHSVSITITATHIEQVETLYEELGNIEIVRMVL from the coding sequence ATGAAAACCAAACTGAATGAACTGCTCGAATTTCCCTGTTCCTTTACCTACAAAGTAATGGGACTGGCGCAACCTGAGCTGGTCGATCACGTGGTGGAAGTGGTGCAGCGCCATGCGCCCGGCGACTATACGCCGGAGGTCAAACCCAGCAGCAAAGGCAACTATCACTCCGTATCCATCACCATCACCGCAACGCATATTGAGCAGGTTGAAACGCTCTATGAAGAACTGGGCAATATTGAAATTGTGCGTATGGTGTTATAA
- the dacA gene encoding D-alanyl-D-alanine carboxypeptidase DacA: MNTLKPCHYFKRLAAGTVIALSLSQAALAEDINLKTMIPGVPDIDAEAYILIDYNSGKVLAEKNADARRDPASLTKMMTSYVIGQAVKAGKIRQDDIVTVGQDAWATGNPVFRGSSLMFLKPGDRVPVSQLTRGIVLQSGNDACVAMADYVAGSQDAFVGLMNNYVKALGLQNTHFQTVHGLDAEGQYSSARDMALIGQALIRDVPDEYAVYKEKEFTFNNIRQMNRNGLLWDTSLNVDGIKTGHTSSAGYNLVASATEGEMRLISAVLGGHTYKGREIESKKLLTWGFRFFETVAPLKAGKEFASEPVWFGNSDRVQLGVNKDMYLTIPRGRMKDLKASYVLTNTELHAPLQKNQAVGTINFQLDGKTIEQRPLVVLNEVPEGGFFSRIVDYIKLMFHHWFG; this comes from the coding sequence ATGAATACGCTGAAACCCTGTCACTATTTTAAGCGCCTGGCGGCGGGCACCGTGATTGCCCTGAGCCTGAGCCAGGCCGCTTTAGCTGAAGATATTAATCTTAAAACCATGATCCCTGGCGTACCGGATATCGATGCGGAAGCGTATATCCTTATCGACTACAACTCGGGGAAAGTACTGGCGGAAAAAAATGCCGACGCACGCCGCGATCCGGCCAGCCTGACCAAAATGATGACCAGCTACGTTATTGGTCAGGCGGTGAAGGCGGGCAAAATCCGTCAGGATGATATCGTTACCGTTGGTCAGGATGCCTGGGCTACCGGCAATCCGGTATTCCGTGGTTCCTCGCTGATGTTCCTGAAACCTGGCGATCGCGTGCCGGTTTCACAGCTCACGCGCGGTATCGTCCTGCAGTCCGGCAATGACGCCTGTGTGGCAATGGCGGACTATGTGGCGGGCAGTCAGGATGCGTTTGTTGGCCTGATGAACAACTACGTTAAGGCGCTGGGCCTGCAAAACACCCACTTCCAGACGGTACATGGCCTGGATGCAGAGGGGCAGTACAGCTCCGCCCGCGATATGGCGCTGATTGGTCAGGCGCTGATCCGCGACGTACCGGACGAATATGCGGTATACAAAGAGAAAGAGTTTACCTTTAACAATATTCGCCAGATGAACCGCAACGGCCTGCTGTGGGATACCAGCCTGAACGTTGACGGCATCAAAACCGGTCACACCTCTTCTGCTGGCTACAACCTGGTGGCCTCCGCAACGGAAGGCGAGATGCGCCTGATTTCGGCGGTACTTGGTGGACATACTTATAAAGGTCGTGAAATTGAAAGTAAAAAGCTGCTTACCTGGGGCTTCCGCTTTTTTGAAACCGTCGCACCGCTGAAGGCAGGTAAAGAGTTCGCCTCTGAGCCGGTGTGGTTCGGTAACAGCGATCGCGTTCAGCTGGGCGTTAATAAAGATATGTATCTGACCATCCCACGCGGTCGGATGAAAGATCTGAAAGCCAGCTACGTGCTGACAAATACCGAGCTGCACGCACCGCTGCAAAAAAACCAGGCGGTTGGCACCATTAATTTCCAGCTGGATGGCAAGACCATTGAACAGCGTCCGCTGGTAGTGCTGAATGAAGTGCCGGAAGGCGGCTTCTTTAGCCGGATCGTGGATTACATCAAGCTGATGTTCCACCACTGGTTTGGCTAA
- the rlpA gene encoding endolytic peptidoglycan transglycosylase RlpA, translating into MRKDWLWVGAASLLLAACTVTEQQTPAPQQPAYNGPVVEIGGVEPRYEPINPATSQDYSVNGKRYKIIKDPTNYSEIGLAAWYGEEANGTRTAIGESFDPEALTAAHPTLPLPSYVRITNLANGRQLVVRVNDRGPYTPGRIIDLSRAAGDRLNISNNTRVRVDYIKVAPDGSLSGPGTIGTVVAKQSYALPARPDLNGGMTIMGGAAAPASTPSQSVRPVDNSTLSSEDQMGAPVHSSGFLGAPGPLPTGVLEGSEPPQPVAAPANESAAAPVTGNYVMQVGALSDAERARQWADKLKAQFGVPGNVVNNGTLYRVQLGPFSSRQQAAAMQQRLQSEANQQSFITATSSGI; encoded by the coding sequence ATGCGTAAGGATTGGCTTTGGGTGGGGGCAGCCTCGTTGCTGTTAGCCGCCTGTACTGTGACAGAACAGCAGACTCCGGCACCACAGCAGCCGGCTTATAACGGTCCGGTAGTGGAAATTGGCGGCGTCGAGCCGCGCTATGAGCCGATAAATCCTGCCACCAGCCAGGACTACAGCGTTAACGGCAAGCGCTACAAGATTATTAAAGATCCCACTAACTATAGCGAAATCGGCCTCGCTGCCTGGTATGGCGAAGAGGCCAACGGCACCCGTACCGCCATCGGTGAAAGCTTCGATCCTGAAGCATTAACCGCCGCGCATCCTACCCTGCCCCTGCCCAGCTACGTGCGCATCACCAACCTTGCCAATGGCAGACAGCTGGTGGTGCGCGTTAACGATCGTGGCCCCTATACGCCGGGACGCATTATCGATCTTTCCCGGGCCGCAGGCGATCGGCTGAACATATCGAACAATACCCGCGTGCGCGTGGACTACATCAAAGTCGCGCCGGACGGCTCGCTTTCGGGTCCCGGCACTATCGGCACCGTGGTGGCGAAACAGAGCTATGCGCTGCCCGCCCGTCCCGATCTCAACGGCGGGATGACCATTATGGGTGGCGCAGCCGCTCCTGCTTCCACGCCATCGCAGAGCGTGCGTCCGGTCGATAACAGTACACTTAGCAGCGAAGATCAAATGGGCGCACCGGTACACAGTAGCGGCTTCCTCGGTGCGCCGGGTCCGTTGCCAACCGGCGTGCTGGAAGGTAGCGAGCCGCCGCAGCCGGTCGCCGCGCCAGCAAATGAAAGCGCCGCCGCGCCGGTCACCGGTAATTATGTGATGCAGGTTGGCGCATTAAGCGATGCCGAACGTGCGCGTCAGTGGGCCGATAAGCTGAAAGCGCAATTTGGCGTGCCGGGTAATGTAGTTAACAACGGTACGCTTTACCGCGTGCAGCTGGGGCCGTTCTCGTCACGTCAACAGGCGGCAGCGATGCAGCAGCGGTTGCAGAGCGAAGCAAATCAGCAATCCTTTATCACCGCAACCAGTAGCGGCATATAA
- the mrdB gene encoding peptidoglycan glycosyltransferase MrdB (rod shape-determining protein RodA), whose amino-acid sequence MNDSPQKKSIWTKIHIDPLFLIIIACLLCYSAFVMWSASGQDPGMMERKIGQIFMGLAVMVAMAQVPPRVYEGWAPYLYLVCVVLLVAVDAFGQISKGAQRWLDLGVVRFQPSEIAKIAVPLMVARFINRDICPPTLKNTGIALVLIFVPTLLVAAQPDLGTSILVAASGLFVLFLSGMSWRLIGIAVLLVAAFIPVLWFFLMHDYQRARVMMLLDPESDPLGAGYHIIQSKIAIGSGGLRGKGWLHGTQSQLEFLPERHTDFIFAVLAEELGLVGVLILLALYLLLIMRGLIIAARAQTTFGRVMAGGLMLILFVYVFVNIGMVSGILPVVGVPLPLVSYGGSALIVLMAGFGIVMSIHTHRKLLSKSV is encoded by the coding sequence ATGAACGATAGCCCGCAAAAAAAGTCGATCTGGACCAAAATTCATATCGATCCGCTGTTCCTGATTATCATCGCCTGCCTGCTGTGTTACAGCGCCTTCGTTATGTGGAGCGCCAGCGGTCAGGACCCAGGTATGATGGAGCGAAAAATCGGTCAGATCTTTATGGGGCTGGCGGTGATGGTAGCGATGGCGCAGGTACCGCCGCGCGTTTATGAAGGTTGGGCGCCCTATTTGTATCTGGTATGCGTGGTACTGCTGGTGGCGGTGGATGCATTCGGTCAGATCAGTAAAGGGGCACAGCGCTGGCTCGATCTCGGCGTGGTACGCTTTCAGCCTTCGGAAATTGCAAAAATCGCCGTGCCGCTGATGGTGGCGCGCTTTATTAACCGCGATATTTGCCCACCAACGCTGAAAAATACCGGTATTGCGCTGGTGCTGATTTTTGTGCCGACGCTGCTGGTCGCCGCGCAGCCCGATCTCGGCACCTCCATTCTGGTTGCCGCCTCCGGCCTGTTCGTGCTGTTTTTATCCGGCATGAGCTGGAGACTGATCGGCATCGCCGTTCTGCTGGTGGCTGCTTTTATACCGGTGCTGTGGTTCTTCCTGATGCACGATTATCAGCGCGCGCGCGTCATGATGCTGCTCGATCCGGAGAGCGATCCGCTGGGTGCCGGTTATCATATTATTCAGTCTAAAATCGCTATCGGTTCCGGCGGTCTGCGCGGTAAAGGCTGGCTGCACGGCACCCAGTCACAGCTGGAGTTTTTGCCTGAACGCCACACCGACTTTATTTTCGCTGTGCTGGCGGAAGAGTTGGGATTGGTTGGCGTTCTGATTTTGCTGGCGCTCTATCTGTTGCTGATTATGCGCGGCTTGATTATCGCCGCCCGGGCGCAAACCACCTTTGGGCGCGTGATGGCGGGCGGCCTGATGTTAATTCTGTTTGTTTACGTTTTCGTTAATATCGGCATGGTAAGTGGTATCTTACCGGTTGTGGGCGTACCGCTGCCGCTGGTGAGTTATGGTGGTTCAGCGTTGATTGTCCTGATGGCGGGATTTGGCATTGTCATGTCTATCCACACACACCGAAAATTGTTGTCTAAAAGCGTTTAA
- the mrdA gene encoding peptidoglycan DD-transpeptidase MrdA — MKSQRNSFRDYTAEQTLFVRRALLAFVGILLLSGVLVVNLYHLQILRFDDYSTRSNQNRIKLVPVAPSRGIIYDRNGIALALNRTIYQAELVPEKVDNLKQTLQDLRPILDLTDDDIENFEKERKRSRRFTSIALKTALNDVQVARFAVNQYRFPGVEVKGYQRRYYPYGQTLTHIVGYVSKINDRDVARLDKEGKWPNYAATHDIGKLGIENYYEDVLHGKTGYEEVEVNNRGRVIRQLHEQSPQAGRDIWLSVDLKLQQYIETLLTGSRAAVVVSDPRTGEILAMVSTPSYDPNLFVDGISSKDYKALLQDENRPLYNRAIQAAYPPASTVKPYVAVSALSAGVITRNTSLFDPGWWQLPGSEKRYRDWKKWGHGRLNVTKSLEESADTFFYQVAYDMGIDRLSEWMSKFGYGQRTGIDLPQENPGNMPTREWKMKRFKKPWYQGDTIPVGIGQGYWTATPLQMNKALMILINDGIIRTPHLLRAIRENNKLVPYRQPPAVPIGDIHSGYWEIAKDGMYGVANRPNGTAHKSFDNAPYKIAAKSGTAQVFGLKENETYNAHKIAEHLRDHKLMTAFAPYDKPRVAVTMILENGGAGPAVGTVMRQILDHIMLGDNNTVLPDAAPTPPGYEGE; from the coding sequence ATGAAATCTCAACGCAACTCTTTTCGTGACTATACTGCCGAGCAGACACTTTTCGTACGGCGAGCCTTGCTCGCTTTCGTCGGTATTCTTCTGCTTTCCGGCGTGCTGGTCGTCAATCTGTATCACCTGCAGATCTTACGTTTCGATGATTACAGCACCCGTTCCAACCAGAACCGCATCAAGCTGGTTCCCGTTGCGCCAAGCCGCGGCATTATTTATGACCGCAACGGCATCGCGCTGGCGCTGAACCGCACGATTTATCAGGCGGAGCTGGTACCGGAGAAGGTTGATAACCTTAAACAGACGCTACAGGATCTACGTCCTATTCTCGATCTCACCGACGATGATATCGAAAACTTTGAAAAAGAGCGTAAGCGCTCGCGTCGTTTTACCTCTATTGCGCTGAAAACGGCGCTGAACGATGTGCAGGTGGCGCGCTTCGCCGTAAACCAGTATCGCTTTCCCGGCGTTGAGGTGAAAGGCTATCAGCGTCGCTACTATCCTTACGGTCAAACGCTGACGCACATCGTGGGCTACGTGTCAAAAATTAACGATCGTGACGTCGCCCGCCTCGATAAAGAAGGCAAATGGCCTAACTACGCTGCTACCCACGATATCGGCAAGCTGGGCATCGAAAACTATTATGAAGATGTGCTGCATGGTAAAACCGGTTATGAAGAGGTAGAGGTCAATAACCGTGGGCGCGTCATCCGTCAACTGCATGAACAGTCGCCACAGGCTGGACGCGATATCTGGCTGTCAGTCGATCTGAAGCTACAGCAATATATCGAAACCCTGCTGACCGGCAGCCGTGCCGCCGTAGTGGTCAGCGATCCGCGCACCGGCGAAATTCTGGCGATGGTTTCCACGCCGAGCTACGATCCCAACCTGTTCGTGGACGGTATTTCCAGCAAGGATTACAAAGCGCTGTTACAGGATGAAAACCGCCCGCTCTATAACCGCGCCATTCAGGCCGCCTACCCGCCCGCCTCGACGGTGAAACCTTATGTTGCCGTCTCAGCGCTAAGTGCAGGCGTTATCACCCGTAACACCAGCCTGTTCGATCCCGGCTGGTGGCAGCTTCCCGGCTCTGAAAAACGCTATCGCGACTGGAAAAAATGGGGACATGGCCGCCTGAACGTGACCAAATCGCTGGAGGAATCCGCCGATACTTTCTTCTATCAGGTTGCCTACGACATGGGCATCGATCGCCTGTCAGAATGGATGAGTAAGTTTGGCTATGGCCAGCGCACCGGTATCGATCTGCCCCAGGAAAACCCCGGCAATATGCCGACGCGCGAATGGAAGATGAAGCGTTTTAAAAAGCCGTGGTACCAGGGCGATACCATTCCGGTTGGCATCGGTCAGGGTTACTGGACGGCAACTCCGCTGCAAATGAATAAGGCGCTGATGATCCTGATTAACGACGGCATTATCCGCACGCCGCACCTGCTGCGCGCCATACGCGAAAATAATAAGCTGGTGCCTTATCGTCAGCCGCCTGCCGTGCCGATTGGCGATATTCACTCCGGTTACTGGGAGATCGCTAAAGATGGCATGTATGGCGTAGCGAACCGGCCTAACGGTACGGCACATAAAAGCTTCGATAATGCGCCCTATAAGATTGCGGCAAAATCGGGTACCGCACAGGTCTTTGGTCTGAAAGAGAACGAAACCTATAACGCGCATAAAATTGCTGAGCATCTGCGCGATCACAAGCTGATGACCGCTTTCGCCCCTTATGATAAGCCGCGCGTGGCCGTCACCATGATTCTGGAAAATGGCGGCGCAGGCCCGGCGGTAGGTACCGTGATGCGTCAGATTCTCGATCACATTATGTTAGGCGATAACAATACGGTGCTGCCGGATGCCGCGCCGACTCCGCCCGGTTATGAAGGTGAATAA
- the rlmH gene encoding 23S rRNA (pseudouridine(1915)-N(3))-methyltransferase RlmH, whose amino-acid sequence MKLQLVAVGTKMPDWVQTGFMEYLRRFPKDMPLELTEVTAGKRGKNADIKRILDKEGEAMLAAVGKGNRIVTLDIPGQPWETPQLAQQLERWKQDGRDVSLLIGGPEGLSPACKAAAEQSWSLSALTLPHPLVRVLVAESLYRAWSITANHPYHRE is encoded by the coding sequence GTGAAGTTGCAGCTTGTTGCCGTAGGCACCAAAATGCCGGACTGGGTTCAAACCGGCTTTATGGAATACCTGCGTCGCTTTCCGAAGGATATGCCGCTGGAGTTGACCGAAGTTACCGCCGGGAAGCGCGGTAAAAATGCGGATATCAAACGTATCCTCGACAAAGAGGGGGAAGCGATGCTGGCCGCCGTTGGTAAGGGCAACCGCATTGTCACGCTGGATATTCCCGGACAGCCCTGGGAAACGCCACAGCTTGCCCAGCAGCTTGAACGTTGGAAGCAGGATGGTCGTGATGTCAGCCTGCTGATCGGCGGCCCGGAAGGGCTGTCGCCAGCCTGCAAAGCAGCAGCAGAGCAGAGTTGGTCACTTTCGGCGCTAACGCTACCTCATCCGCTGGTACGCGTTTTGGTCGCAGAAAGCCTGTATCGTGCATGGAGCATTACTGCGAATCATCCTTATCACCGTGAATAA
- the rsfS gene encoding ribosome silencing factor, which produces MQGKALQDFVIDKIDDLKGQDIVSLDVQGKSSITDCMIICTGTSSRHVMSIADHVMEESRAAGLMPLGMEGKNAADWIVVDLGEVIVHVMQEESRHLYELEKLWS; this is translated from the coding sequence TTGCAAGGTAAAGCACTCCAAGACTTCGTTATTGATAAGATTGATGATCTGAAAGGTCAGGATATCGTTTCTCTCGACGTGCAGGGTAAATCCAGCATCACCGATTGCATGATTATCTGTACCGGTACTTCTTCACGTCACGTGATGTCGATTGCCGATCACGTGATGGAAGAATCACGCGCTGCCGGCCTGATGCCGCTGGGTATGGAAGGCAAAAATGCCGCGGACTGGATAGTGGTCGATCTCGGTGAAGTTATCGTTCACGTCATGCAGGAAGAGAGTCGTCACCTGTATGAACTGGAAAAGCTCTGGAGCTAA
- the nadD gene encoding nicotinate-nucleotide adenylyltransferase, translating to MAALQALFGGTFDPIHYGHLNTVEALARQVGLHQVTLLPNNVPPHRPQPEASAAQRVAMVELAIANRPLFNLDTRELMRQTPSWTVETLEQLRLERGETQPLAFIIGQDSLLSLHKWHRWQELLDLCHLLVCQRPGYERTMPTPELQNWLTQHHTQQASALHQQPCGLIWLADTPLLPVSATDIRQRYRHNLSCDDLLPAPVIDYINHQGLYRP from the coding sequence ATGGCAGCGCTTCAGGCCCTGTTTGGCGGCACTTTCGATCCCATTCACTACGGTCATCTCAATACGGTGGAGGCGCTGGCGCGCCAGGTTGGCTTACATCAGGTAACGCTGCTGCCAAATAACGTTCCACCGCATCGCCCGCAGCCGGAAGCCAGCGCCGCGCAGCGCGTCGCCATGGTAGAACTGGCAATCGCCAATCGTCCACTGTTTAACCTTGATACGCGTGAGTTGATGCGCCAGACGCCCTCCTGGACGGTGGAAACCCTGGAGCAGCTGCGTCTGGAGCGCGGCGAGACACAGCCGCTGGCCTTTATCATTGGTCAGGACTCACTGCTCAGCCTGCATAAATGGCACCGCTGGCAGGAATTACTGGATCTCTGCCATCTGCTGGTCTGCCAGCGTCCAGGCTATGAGCGCACAATGCCGACACCGGAACTGCAAAACTGGCTAACGCAACACCATACCCAGCAAGCCAGCGCGCTGCATCAGCAGCCGTGCGGTTTAATCTGGCTGGCGGATACGCCGCTGCTGCCTGTCTCCGCGACCGATATTCGTCAGCGTTACCGCCACAACCTCTCGTGCGACGATTTGCTACCCGCGCCGGTTATCGACTATATCAATCATCAGGGCTTATATCGCCCTTGA
- the holA gene encoding DNA polymerase III subunit delta — translation MIRIYPEQLHAQLHEGLRACYLLIGNEPLLLQESHDAIKACAQQQGFTEHFNVVLDNSTDWDTVFSHCQSMSLFASRQTLTLTLPENGPNAAIATQLEKLSTLLHSDVLPILTGAKLTKAQENSAWFKAFSAQAVLVPCATPEHAQLPRWVAARAKAMQLDLDDAACQLLCYCYEGNLLALSQALERLSLLWPDGKLTLPRVEQAVSDAAHFTPFHWVDALLAGKSKRALHILRQLAAEESEPVILIRTLQRELLLLLTLQRQQGNTPLRALFDQHRVWQNRRALFSEALQRLSLLQIRQAIQLLTRLEITLKQDYGQRLWPELETLSLLLCNKALPAELGEF, via the coding sequence ATGATCAGGATTTACCCTGAGCAACTGCACGCGCAGCTCCATGAGGGGCTGCGCGCCTGCTACCTGCTTATCGGCAATGAACCGTTGCTGTTGCAGGAAAGTCATGATGCGATAAAAGCCTGCGCACAACAGCAGGGTTTCACCGAACATTTCAACGTTGTGCTGGATAACAGTACCGACTGGGACACCGTGTTTAGTCACTGCCAGTCAATGAGTCTGTTCGCCAGCCGTCAGACATTAACCTTAACGCTGCCGGAAAATGGCCCTAATGCCGCTATCGCTACCCAGCTGGAGAAGCTGAGCACGCTGCTGCACAGCGATGTATTACCCATTTTAACCGGGGCGAAATTAACCAAAGCGCAGGAGAATAGCGCCTGGTTCAAAGCTTTTAGCGCGCAGGCAGTGTTGGTGCCCTGCGCTACGCCGGAACATGCCCAGCTGCCGCGCTGGGTTGCCGCCCGTGCCAAAGCAATGCAGCTCGATCTGGACGATGCCGCCTGCCAGCTACTCTGCTACTGCTATGAAGGCAACCTGCTGGCGCTATCCCAGGCGCTGGAGCGCCTCTCTCTGCTCTGGCCGGACGGCAAGCTGACGCTGCCGCGGGTAGAACAGGCGGTCAGCGATGCCGCCCACTTTACGCCGTTTCACTGGGTCGATGCGCTGCTGGCGGGCAAAAGTAAACGTGCCCTGCATATTTTGCGTCAGCTGGCTGCCGAAGAGAGCGAACCGGTGATCCTGATTCGCACACTACAGCGTGAACTGCTGCTGTTGCTGACGCTGCAACGCCAGCAGGGTAACACGCCTTTACGCGCGCTTTTCGATCAGCATCGCGTCTGGCAAAATCGTCGCGCCCTGTTCAGCGAAGCGCTGCAACGGCTCTCTTTATTACAGATTCGTCAGGCCATTCAACTGCTGACCCGGCTGGAAATTACACTAAAACAGGATTACGGGCAGCGCCTCTGGCCAGAACTGGAGACCCTGTCACTGCTGCTCTGCAATAAAGCACTCCCGGCAGAATTAGGTGAATTTTAA
- the lptE gene encoding LPS assembly lipoprotein LptE produces MRHPIFTLLLGLAVLITAGCGFHLRSTTQVPQELRTLVLQSSDPYGPLARTVRQQLRLNNITIVEAADAGTRTDLPTLRLSGERQSRDTASVFQNGVTAEYSMVMSVSAQVVIPAKGIYPVNATVYRSFFDNPLAALAKDSEQNIIRDEMRQRLAEQLVRKLLTVHVAQLNDKEILPAPAVLAPGEDSPEVPSSSATSLQ; encoded by the coding sequence GTGCGACATCCGATTTTTACCTTGTTACTCGGCCTGGCGGTGTTGATCACCGCCGGTTGTGGCTTCCACCTGCGCAGCACCACTCAGGTGCCGCAGGAGTTGCGCACGCTGGTATTGCAGAGCAGCGATCCTTACGGTCCTTTGGCTCGTACGGTGCGTCAGCAGCTGCGCCTGAATAATATCACCATTGTCGAAGCAGCCGACGCGGGCACCCGCACCGATCTGCCGACGCTGCGCCTCTCCGGCGAACGCCAGAGCCGCGATACCGCCTCCGTTTTCCAGAACGGCGTTACGGCGGAATACTCTATGGTGATGTCGGTCAGCGCACAGGTGGTGATTCCGGCTAAAGGCATCTATCCGGTTAACGCTACCGTTTATCGTTCGTTCTTCGATAACCCGCTGGCAGCGCTGGCAAAAGACTCTGAACAGAACATCATTCGTGATGAGATGCGTCAGCGTCTGGCGGAACAGCTGGTACGTAAGCTGCTGACGGTGCATGTAGCTCAGCTGAACGATAAAGAGATCCTGCCCGCGCCTGCCGTTTTAGCGCCGGGTGAAGATTCGCCGGAAGTTCCCTCTTCTTCCGCTACCAGTCTGCAATGA